In Bdellovibrionales bacterium, the following proteins share a genomic window:
- a CDS encoding tRNA-dihydrouridine synthase family protein, which yields MNLESRKFPTSATQLNFPMLLAPMVGLSHIGLRLLVRRYWPTGAKSIWPTEMLNSRRLPNEKLGQTPETFRSPFELDICPQILGNEEKPIFDSIRFLEDWGAIGIDINMGCPVQKALKHNYGVALMGDLDYAARVTNIATRASRLPVSVKLRAGHQNDIEYLSRFVRKLEESGASWLTLHPRTSEQKRRGRADWSQIRQVRAQVAIPVFGNGDIQVVDDVERMLSETQCDAVMVGRAMTARPWMAWQLGERLRFQPPASFPGRSAPSGAWEEGEEMGHSLNYFVDVMEEYFPENLGVRKIQFFIRHCHVWLEYGHVLFSLSTRAKSYLELKQAIAKFFNVPQKMMSYTELRN from the coding sequence ATGAACCTAGAGAGTCGAAAATTTCCCACATCTGCCACTCAGCTCAATTTTCCCATGTTGCTGGCCCCAATGGTTGGACTGTCTCACATAGGTTTGCGTCTATTGGTCCGTCGATATTGGCCCACCGGTGCGAAGTCCATTTGGCCAACTGAAATGCTTAACAGTCGCCGTCTGCCAAATGAAAAACTGGGACAGACGCCTGAAACCTTCCGCAGCCCATTTGAACTTGATATTTGCCCGCAGATTTTGGGCAACGAAGAAAAACCAATTTTTGATTCGATTCGGTTCTTAGAAGATTGGGGGGCCATTGGAATAGATATCAACATGGGTTGCCCTGTTCAAAAGGCCCTCAAACACAACTATGGCGTCGCATTGATGGGAGATCTGGATTATGCAGCTCGAGTCACGAATATTGCAACCCGCGCCAGTCGATTGCCTGTGAGTGTTAAATTGAGAGCTGGTCATCAAAATGACATTGAGTATCTGTCTCGCTTCGTTCGGAAGCTCGAGGAGTCTGGCGCATCCTGGTTGACCTTGCATCCGCGCACAAGCGAACAAAAGCGGCGCGGTCGGGCGGACTGGAGTCAAATTCGCCAAGTGAGAGCTCAGGTGGCGATTCCAGTGTTCGGAAATGGCGACATTCAAGTGGTGGATGACGTGGAGCGAATGCTCAGCGAAACACAATGCGATGCTGTCATGGTCGGTCGGGCGATGACAGCTCGTCCCTGGATGGCTTGGCAGCTGGGAGAGCGTCTTAGGTTTCAACCCCCAGCATCCTTTCCCGGTCGTTCTGCTCCGTCAGGGGCATGGGAAGAGGGAGAAGAGATGGGACATTCCCTCAATTATTTCGTTGATGTCATGGAAGAGTATTTTCCTGAAAACTTGGGAGTGAGAAAAATCCAGTTCTTCATTCGTCATTGCCATGTCTGGCTCGAGTATGGCCACGTTCTTTTTTCTCTCTCAACTCGGGCAAAATCTTATCTTGAACTCAAGCAGGCAATTGCGAAATTCTTCAATGTGCCGCAAAAAATGATGTCTTATACAGAATTAAGAAATTGA
- a CDS encoding 5-(carboxyamino)imidazole ribonucleotide synthase, which yields MRLGILGGGQLARMLVQQGQKMGLEMHVLCPKADDPAAQVTRHWADGNPNKEEDIVRFMKELDVVTFESEFMNGSLLARLQKQTNCRIEPKPELIDLLQDRLTQKNWLLKHRIPTAPFVSVNCFDDLKQATHRFSKGLVLKKRRFGYDGYGTYILNPKDSLEPYHELFGQAHDGFIAEEKVSFKRELATLVGRSTQGKFAVLPLVESHQKDQRCFWVKGPVKHKKYLPLLRKIKSLLKEEEYIGVIAFELFDCQNELLVNEIAPRVHNSAHYSLDALSIDQFSLHLRCITGLKIANPELRQGGFAMLNLIGEGTGTPHWDLSPHLSLHWYGKSENRPGRKLGHLNSLAKKPNQALKAVLKAKKDFSL from the coding sequence GTGAGGCTTGGAATACTCGGTGGGGGACAACTGGCCAGAATGCTCGTTCAGCAGGGCCAAAAGATGGGCTTGGAAATGCATGTCCTTTGCCCAAAGGCCGATGATCCCGCAGCCCAGGTCACTCGCCACTGGGCTGATGGAAATCCAAATAAGGAGGAGGATATTGTCAGATTCATGAAAGAACTCGACGTGGTCACATTTGAAAGCGAGTTCATGAATGGAAGCCTCCTCGCACGCCTTCAAAAACAGACAAACTGTCGGATTGAACCGAAACCAGAACTTATTGACCTTCTTCAAGATCGCCTGACGCAAAAGAATTGGCTTTTAAAGCACAGAATCCCAACAGCTCCCTTTGTCTCAGTGAATTGCTTTGATGACTTGAAACAGGCAACTCACAGATTTTCCAAAGGTTTGGTATTAAAAAAACGCCGATTTGGATACGATGGCTACGGTACCTATATTTTAAATCCAAAAGACTCTCTTGAGCCTTACCACGAACTCTTTGGGCAAGCCCATGACGGCTTCATTGCAGAAGAAAAAGTCTCATTTAAGAGAGAATTGGCAACTCTTGTGGGCAGATCCACTCAGGGAAAATTTGCAGTTCTCCCTCTTGTTGAATCCCATCAAAAAGACCAGCGCTGTTTCTGGGTCAAAGGACCCGTCAAACATAAAAAATATTTGCCTCTATTGAGAAAAATCAAATCGCTTCTGAAGGAAGAAGAATACATTGGGGTTATCGCCTTTGAGTTATTTGACTGCCAGAATGAATTATTGGTCAACGAAATCGCCCCCCGCGTTCACAACAGTGCTCACTACAGCCTGGACGCCCTGTCCATTGATCAGTTCTCCTTGCACCTCAGATGCATCACAGGGTTGAAAATCGCAAATCCAGAACTGCGGCAGGGCGGATTTGCCATGCTCAATCTTATCGGTGAAGGAACCGGAACCCCTCATTGGGACCTCTCCCCTCATCTCTCCCTCCACTGGTATGGCAAAAGCGAGAACCGACCTGGTCGAAAACTAGGTCACCTGAACAGTCTCGCGAAAAAGCCCAACCAAGCTCTTAAAGCCGTGCTTAAGGCGAAAAAGGATTTTAGTTTATGA
- the purE gene encoding 5-(carboxyamino)imidazole ribonucleotide mutase, producing MKKTKKVSVAIVMGSDSDLPNMQGAADALLEFGVTFETRIVSAHRTPKYMQSYASKAHQRGFQIIIAGAGGAAHLPGMVASLTSLPVIGVPIQVGKLKGIDALLSIAQMPKGVPVATMAVDNSYNAGLLAVRILALHSHKLRNKLKEFERKQRRKVQKANDHLSKGQAKTPPKT from the coding sequence ATGAAAAAAACAAAGAAAGTTTCTGTTGCTATTGTCATGGGTAGCGACTCCGATTTACCCAATATGCAAGGTGCGGCAGATGCTCTGCTAGAATTCGGGGTTACATTTGAAACCCGAATTGTTTCGGCCCATCGCACGCCAAAGTATATGCAGTCCTATGCGAGTAAGGCCCACCAAAGAGGTTTTCAAATTATTATCGCCGGCGCCGGGGGCGCAGCCCATCTGCCTGGAATGGTGGCATCACTGACTTCTCTGCCCGTCATCGGTGTGCCCATACAAGTCGGAAAACTGAAGGGCATCGATGCCCTTTTGTCGATAGCCCAGATGCCAAAAGGAGTTCCCGTCGCCACTATGGCCGTTGATAACTCCTACAACGCAGGACTTTTGGCAGTTCGGATTCTCGCGCTGCACAGTCACAAACTAAGAAACAAGCTCAAAGAATTTGAAAGGAAACAAAGGCGCAAAGTTCAAAAAG